The genomic interval AAAATCACCAAGTCCCGCAGTCAGCGATGATGAAGCAGTTAATACCCACTCAAATGATCCTTTTTCACCATCATCTCACACAGAGAATTTGTCTTCCATAGGCAGTACTATTGGCTTTGGCAATACTGCTTGGGTCTCTGGGGCTCGTGTTTCAGAAGGCAGCCATGCGTCTGCCAGTTGCCCTGTTTGGACTACGGATAATAGTGTCGAGTTGCCCACAACTGAGAGCACAGAGAAGCTAGGAATTGATtccaagaaaaagacagacgaagaggaaaatTAATGGGACGCGATAATTGTTACGCCAGCATACGTTAGAATAAACGATGAATCGGTCAAAGCTTCCATAAGAGAGGATATGAAGAACGGACAATAATGCGGCAAAAATAGATTATTATACTGCTTGAGAGGTCAATTGAGTAGAAACTTTGATGGATTCAAAGCAATGGCCTTGATGTTGTATATTTAGAGGGCATAATCATAGCTTTGCTTTATCGTTTTTTtatgaaagaaaatcaGAAAATACCATGCCTATGTCACATCATGTGTATTTGTTCAAATAAAAAGTCGCTTAATTGCCAAATATAGGACAAAGTGAAAGACTATTTCTTGCCAGGCATTTATTGTACAACGCAACATTCTGAATATATGTTCAAGCCAACAGAACCCAATAATCAAAACAAGTCAAGTCGAATTCGTCATGAAAATGACGCTTCACAGCTCCAATCCAACCAAGACCCACTTGGTCATGTTCCACTCCCAGCCATATTCCAACCCGCCAGATTTCACGACTTGCCCGCCAACGTACATCAGAGAATGCAGCATCTCTGCCAACGCCTCTTGCTCAGTCCTTTCCCGATCTAATACAAGGACTAGTTGAATAGCCCCAAGACTTTCCGCTGCAAGGTCTAAAAGCGCAGTCAATGACTCCCTTATATCTAGAGCATAGGTAGTGCTGGGGAGCGGAGAGGAATTGCTAGGAGAAGAGCTTAAAAATGTAGGATCGTGTGGGCGAAGGACTTGAGAAAAAttgggagagagagattcGGGACGTTGATTAACCGTGCTGTGGCCAGGCGGTATATATACAAAGGCTGTACGACCAGAAGTGCATGGAGGAGGGAAGTCAACGATGAATCCATACAGAGAGAGCTGCGGAGGAGTAATAATTTCAAGAGTGTGGGAGAGAAGTGAGATTGTTGTAGCATGCTGTGGAAAAATTGATGATATAAGGGCTGTTACAGCGGTATTACATTCGTCGAGATTAGGACTGGTGGATGTGGAGTCGGATTGTACTGATGGCTCTTGGCGCTCGCTTATACCCGGGAGAGATGAAGGCGTAAGTGGAAGAGACATATGTCTCATGTTTGACGATGCGATAGGATGAGCTTGAGGAATACTAACAGATTGTGTGAACGATGAAGGTGGGGTTGCAAGGTTTACCGAAGAAGCAGGAATGTGAGGGTGAGGATGGAAAGGTTGATCTGAAGACAAGGAACGAGAGAAGTATTGCTGCAGGTAGGACGTCAAAGACTCTCTCCTATTCTCTGACGGCTCGCCGGCATTGCCATTGCCCTGCACTCAATGTCAGCTGCACAACGTACTACCATAACCTTTTCAGAGCAAATTGCTTACGGAGAGCGTTCTCCTCCTGCCTTCCTCAAACCCACCGCCGGCCACCTCCCGCGAAGGAAGAGTAGCCGGAGGGCGCGATGTTGTCCTCAGAGTAAACAAAAATCTGACCACCTTTACCACCAGCTCGAGCAATGGCAAGAGGAACAGAGTAGGCGTTGTCAGTATCGTGATGATAGTTTGGAGAGAACAAAAGGGAGGTATTGATAGATGCCCCAGTACCGGCGCTTCCCGAGACGCCGCTTTGCATAAGACATGGTCAGCAACGTCATCCAAGCTGCCAGTAACAAAAGGCCAAGTACACACGCGGGGCAAAGATTTCGATTAATACGCATATTGGGCGTAAAACTCATGTCTGGTTGGTATAAGCGTTTTGTTCAGTGGCTGCTTGCCTGCAGGACTTGATTAATAATAAAAAGCAGATAATCGTTGGAATGAATTgaataaagaaagaataaaaacAATAAAAATAGAGAAATTAGAGTGGTGATAATTGCGCAATGACACGTGGATTTATTCGTAACTTTATTGAAAGAtttaaaataaaataaaatgaaataaaaacCAAGCAAAAAAATGTGTCCCTAAGCTGATTCGAACAACTGTTTCCCCGGCTTTGCGATATTCAGACCACAACGGAGCGTCCTCACCGAACTAGACGATAGAGACTAGTACTTTATGATCTAAATTTGAAAGATTATAACTAAGACAGTAAAAAACTAATACCTCCACTCTTCGTATCTATCTTTCTCAATAAATAGTCAATGAGCTGGCTTTTATATTTATAACTTTTTGTTATTCAAAATCGACAAAGTTGCAACTAAACAGCACCTATACCTGTAATAGGATCGAGACAATGCTACAatgtctcttcttccaaaacacGTAACAATTTTAGGTGCAGGTCTGACAGGCTTATCAACCGCatatcatctttgtcatcttctcccttcGATAAGAATCACAATCCTCGAGAGATCCCGAGCAGGAGGTTGGATCGATTCCAGAAAGATACCTGTAGGCTTCAAGTCTGAGGATGGATCTTTGGTAGAAGGCGAAGTAGTTATAGAGACGGGACCGAGGACCATCAGGCCCAGAGGGAGTAAAGGAGCTGCCAGCATGCTGAAGATGGTGAATCGCGATGAACCCTTTCGGATTGAGCTAATGACTGGCCTAGATACATGGTATAGGTCTACACAATTCTATCAGACCCGTCACATTTTCACATCCTTCTGCAAAGAACCGTTTCTTGTTGGACATTTCAACCTCAAAACTCACAGCATTACCTTCATCAGCACTTTCGCTTCTAGGTCCGCAGCCACCATTGCTTCAAGGCCTCCTCACCTCATGTTTGGTAGaacttttcaaaaggaGTGGCGGTCCGCCACGTCTTACTGTAGATAATGACGAGTCTGTCGATAGCTTCTTTCGAAGAAGGTTTGGCGATCGCATTGCCAACAATATGGCCTCTGCCATGGTTCATGGTATTCATGCCGCATCTTCCACGCAACTGTCTCTTCGAGCAGCATTTCCCGTTTTATGGGAAGCCGAGAAACAGTACGGCTCTGCTACTGCTGGTTTATTGCTAGGCACAAAAACCAAGTCACAGAAAGCAGCagagaaacaagaatgGACAGAATTGACAAAACTTGGTGTGGATAGCAAAAAATGGAGTCTTTATGGCTTAGAAGGAGGTCTAGGAATAATTATTGACAAGTTGTTGGATGTTGTCAAGAGAAACAATGTTGAAATCAGTTTGAATGAACGAGCTACAAAGATTGAACCAACCAATCACGATCTGATTGTCCATACCACCCATCGCTCTTTATCAACGTCCAGCATTATATCAGCTCTTCCTACTCACCAGCTATCACCTTTGCTCCCTACTTCATTTCCTAATCTCACATATAACCCCTACACATCTGTGGGAGTAATCAATATCGTCTACCCTCTTCAACCTTCCCAAGTTCATCCTGCTGGATTTGGCTACCTTATACCTCATGCTCCTGCAGGCTCTGTCAACCCAACAGGAGTGCTTGGAGTTATCTTCGACTCGACAGTTTTGCCAGGAAATGAATTTGACAGCAAAGTGACCAAGTTGACAGTTATGATGGGCGGACCTTATTGGTCGACTTATGAACCTCACATAACTCCCCCAACTGACGCCGAGGAACTTGTTCACCAAGCAGTAGAGCATCTCCATACCGTCTTTCCCCATCTTCGAAGTTACGAGCCTATATTTACACAGGCCAATCTCCATCAAGATTGTATTCCCACATATCTTCCAGGACATGGTAGCCGCTTGAATGAGCTTTACTCCGCAATTGAGAATAGTGAGTGGAAGGGTAAATTAAGCTTGGTTGGGAACGCGTATGGTGGAGTCGGTGTGAACGATTGTGTATATTCTGGAAGAGAAGTCGCTCGGGGACTCGCAGAAGGCAAAGCTGTAAATGGCCTAGAGGCTTGGAGCAATTGGCAATGAAAGATTGCCTTTCAGTCGATCGTTTAAAACTACCATATCAAGGCATGTTCACATACCACACTCACATTGGAATATTACAATGCATCTAAACGCCCAAACCATGCAGCCAAACACATGGTGAGCAACGCTTGCTCCAGCCTTGTTACAATGCCTAAGTACGAGAGAGAAATCACCTTTATGTCTCATCATTATTTTTATTACTTTCTATGATTTTCGGGTGATATCCTGTTTGAACCATTTAAAAAATTTCCGCAGTTCATCTATTCTAATTAATAGCTGATAGTGTCAACATTCGCTACAGGAAACGGCGGTGTAGGCGGTGGTTGCGATGTGGCAGATTTATCTCCCGGCGTAGAATGAATGTCTGCTTGCGAGTCATCGTCGATGccaaagatatcattgatCAATTCGCTCTCCCGGTCGCCTCGGGGAGTCTCAATGACAGTGTTTCCTGGCGTAGGAGTCATTGTTACTGGGGTATCGTCGTTGGTGGATGATGAGATATGCGCTCTGCCGTTACCTTTCGTAGCGATTGAGCCACTTGGCCGACGAagtttcctcttctcttttaaGCGCTTGAGGACTTTATGAGCAAACTCTTTGGTGAAagctttcatctttgccttcttttcatcagaAAGTGAAGGATGTTTTAAGTTTTGATATGATTGgccttttttctctttttccaccAGTATTTGTGTACACTGTGATGATCATTAGCAGACGAGCAGATCGACATGTTTATTGCTTCACCTCTCTAGCATATCGCTTAAAGGTATCGTGTTCCATCTGTTCCTTGTACTTAGACATTGACTTGACGACAACCTCTCCAATGAGtttcatcaatctcttctccttttgtGCTGCCAATTCTTCCTCCGTTAAATTGTGAGATTTCTTAtgcctcttccttctttcttcgtCACCATCTGCCGGCCGGCTGCCGGATCTGCTAGGTCCTTCCACAGGCGAAGCAGAGGCATCGGCAGCAGCCTGAACTTGTGCTGTCTGTTCGGCCATGGCAATAATCGCGTCCAACTTCAATCGATCAGCTGAGGCAGCAAGAGTCTTCTTCGCCGCGGAAGGTGGTAATGGGCGAGAGCGGGTAGGCAGTAATGGGCGAGCACGGATAGGCGCAATGTCAAGTTGAATTTCTGTTGTATTTTCCCAGACGTCAGGACGGCGAGCAGCGGAAATTGTATTCGCTTCAGCAATTGTCTGGGTCCCGGCTTCATCATCGGCATCAAGCTTAAAAAATATTAGCCTTtataaagagaaaaataaaTCATTCTTACGGATGCAATCTTTGATACTCGAGGAATTTTATATGAAAGTTCAAGTGTAGACCAATATTCTAGTAGCTGTTTCGCTAAAGTACTTAGTGTCTCGTCTTTGCTTCTAGCAAGCTCTTTAACTGgttcttcaatcttggaatCTTCAATTTTGTTTCGAATCTGGAGTTTCCATTTGTTCATACTCTCGAGGACCTTGAAGTTGTCAACGACAATCTAATAAGAAAGGTAGACACCCACAAGCAGAACAATCTCCGGACTATCTGCCATATCAGTTAACACCATATACATCAAACTGAAACCATGCATGCGCATGAGTTGTCGATGATTTGTGGGCTCATCAGTCATCTACAAGATCAAGTCAGTTGCACTCAAATACGACAATGCGTTCCTTACCTTTACACGC from Cryptococcus depauperatus CBS 7841 chromosome 6, complete sequence carries:
- a CDS encoding protoporphyrinogen oxidase — translated: MSLLPKHVTILGAGLTGLSTAYHLCHLLPSIRITILERSRAGGWIDSRKIPVGFKSEDGSLVEGEVVIETGPRTIRPRGSKGAASMLKMIHGIGLHNSIRPVTFSHPSAKNRFLLDISTSKLTALPSSALSLLGPQPPLLQGLLTSCLVELFKRSGGPPRLTVDNDESVDSFFRRRFGDRIANNMASAMVHGIHAASSTQLSLRAAFPVLWEAEKQYGSATAGLLLGTKTKSQKAAEKQEWTELTKLGVDSKKWSLYGLEGGLGIIIDKLLDVVKRNNVEISLNERATKIEPTNHDLIVHTTHRSLSTSSIISALPTHQLSPLLPTSFPNLTYNPYTSVGVINIVYPLQPSQVHPAGFGYLIPHAPAGSVNPTGVLGVIFDSTVLPGNEFDSKVTKLTVMMGGPYWSTYEPHITPPTDAEELVHQAVEHLHTVFPHLRSYEPIFTQANLHQDCIPTYLPGHGSRLNELYSAIENSEWKGKLSLVGNAYGGVGVNDCVYSGREVARGLAEGKAVNGLEAWSNWQ
- a CDS encoding histone-lysine N-methyltransferase, H3 lysine-36 specific — protein: MGDIVDSKPRLQDFWAEEDGTSSSATLLTPAVASSSRSPSMKYESKSPFTSSTSPRTTSIIGEEDLKSRTAAGPKRSSRSKKSSPQEDWPVLIDDLPTAWDEAHETFEVLERCVYERKDMGLSRENDEMMVCDCTYNKHDPDAEPCGPESDCINRALLIECIAGGCRAGKHCHNQRFMKKQYANVEVVLTEKKGYGLRAGTDIPSNTLIYEYIGEVVKENTFRRRMQQYADEGMRHFYFMMLQKEEYIDATKKGGIGRFANHSCNPNCEVQKWVVGRRLRMGIFTKREVTKGEEVTFNYNVDRYGHDAQTCYCGEPNCVGTIGGKTQTDIGTMTDLFLDALGITDEVYAMGMKGSKKKKSRQLDEDFVPVLRPIGDGEAQKVAAAIRQSMENKNIMLKLLQRVKMTDEPTNHRQLMRMHGFSLMYMVLTDMADSPEIVLLVLESMNKWKLQIRNKIEDSKIEEPVKELARSKDETLSTLAKQLLEYWSTLELSYKIPRVSKIASLDADDEAGTQTIAEANTISAARRPDVWENTTEIQLDIAPIRARPLLPTRSRPLPPSAAKKTLAASADRLKLDAIIAMAEQTAQVQAAADASASPVEGPSRSGSRPADGDEERRKRHKKSHNLTEEELAAQKEKRLMKLIGEVVVKSMSKYKEQMEHDTFKRYARECTQILVEKEKKGQSYQNLKHPSLSDEKKAKMKAFTKEFAHKVLKRLKEKRKLRRPSGSIATKGNGRAHISSSTNDDTPVTMTPTPGNTVIETPRGDRESELINDIFGIDDDSQADIHSTPGDKSATSQPPPTPPFPVANVDTISY